A genomic window from Betta splendens chromosome 24, fBetSpl5.4, whole genome shotgun sequence includes:
- the LOC114849740 gene encoding sine oculis-binding protein homolog isoform X1 has protein sequence MPEMEKGRPPENKRSRKPAHPVKREINQEMKTFAESTMNELLGWYGYDKVELRESEANEIRNYRERRQHVSVLKENSLPKPKSLDAKVGHSVLAMKSGERESSSVPSSSSSSSSLTAPKEHKSAPVIVPLIKPSAVEDVQNVQIVCVWCQKEGVKRYSLCMGSELKSFCSEKCFAACRRAYFKRNKARDEDLHGEISPQRPHAEDSPRLVLKINSSVRSLSPEPQVCDWCKHVRHTKEYLDFGSGEERLQFCSTKCLNQYKMDVFYREARAALTSTSSSPSRTAQEARVDSAAGQKLLTPESWNSSNSAGETRHRNISPKGPSLIHGSAESASISSSEASSNSSSKVSVSGLRTLERPIQPPPPLPTVEGLPHTAPPPPPPPRLPLEHQPVSQIPIPFIRPPLHAQGLRSPLANPPRHPAPPSSPIQRPPHSPHLQPPVSSSLNPPGLMHPFPGAYFPGLHSPPLNMLPRGPVPVPPIMNYGIPSFSPLLPQPTVLVPYPIIVPLPVPIPIPIPIPVPSKAPPPETPSHSGVIQLVPEGADRSRSRAKRPSSPAIPEGDSRLVAGKLGGTLAQGLPSPSDTEWVKSERPFPSPISTPHSGTSSPRTQYSESPSSASGSGGLTDYKQQQSERQVIQRVLQRTQVKLELSTNGVVDLSGLGGSGSGQGTRSVFHEQSIIRPTASLPQSPSNDSVYHHQGDHTSPLHSPPSPTGSTQPCDATSSAIKSPNGMSSSTPASPDSSLPQRAQVPPPDPALSELEAIKENKCSVVGPVRVEGPRSQSEEPSTVAGDAGEDPHVPDEDHAYALPTAPKTGGTTTPLLLPKLRDKGSLRNPANVPSGGDMEPALKRRCLRIRDQNK, from the exons ACGTTTGCAGAAAGCACCATGAACGAGCTGCTGGGATGGTACGGGTACGACAAGGTGGAACTCAGAGAGTCCGAGGCCAACGAGATCAGAAACTACAGAGAGAGGCGTCAGCATGTGTCTGTGCTAAAAG AAAACTCGTTGCCAAAGCCCAAGAGCTTGGACGCAAAAGTGGGCCACTCGGTTCTGGCCATGAAGAGCGGCGAGAGGGAGTCCTCCAGCGTCCCCTCCTCTtcgtcatcctcttcctccctcaccgCTCCCAAGGAGCACAAGAGCGCCCCTGTCATCGTGCCTCTTATAAAGCCATCAGCAG TGGAAGACGTACAGAACGTGCAGATCGTGTGCGTGTGGTGCCAGAAGGAAGGCGTGAAGCGCTACTCCCTGTGCATGGGCTCCGAGCTCAAGAGCTTCTGCAGCGAGAAGTGCTTCGCCGCCTGCAGGAGAGCCTACTTCAAACGCAACAAG GCCAGAGACGAAGACCTCCACGGTGAGATATCCCCTCAGCGTCCCCACGCAGAGGACTCGCCCCGGCTGGTGTTGAAGATCAACAGCAGCGTCAGA TCTCTCTCACCTGAACCCCAGGTGTGTGACTGGTGCAAGCACGTCCGTCACACTAAGGAGTACCTGGACTTCGGATCCGGGGAGGAGCGACTCCAGTTCTGCAGCACCAAGTGTCTGAATCAGTACAAGATGGACGTTTTCTACCGAGAGGCCCGCGCCGCTctcaccagcaccagctccagcccGAGCAGGACAGCTCAGGAGGCGAGGGTGGACAGCGCGGCCGGGCAGAAGCTTCTCACTCCGGAGTCCTGGAACAGTAGCAACAGCGCAGGGGAAACTCGTCACAGAAACATCTCTCCTAAAGGGCCGTCACTCATCCACGGATCGGCAGAAtccgcctccatctcctcctcagaggCATCTTCTAATTCTTCATCCAAGGTCTCTGTCTCTGGGCTGAGAACCCTGGAGAGACCcatccagcctcctcctcctctacccaCTGTAGAGGGGCTGCCgcacactgctcctcctcctccacctcctccccggCTCCCTCTGGAGCATCAGCCGGTATCTCAAATTCCTATACCGTTCATCAGACCTCCACTTCATGCTCAGGGCCTTAGAAGTCCCCTTGCCAATCCTCCCAGACACCCAGCTCCCCCTTCCAGTCCCATCCAAAGACCCCCTCATTCTCCCCACCTGCAGCCCCCTGTCTCTTCTTCCTTGAATCCACCTGGACTGATGCATCCCTTTCCAGGAGCCTACTTTCCTGGCTTGCACTCTCCTCCCTTGAACATGCTGCCAAGAGGTCCCGTCCCAGTGCCTCCAATAATGAACTATGGTATCCCGTCTTTTAGCCCTCTGCTGCCTCAGCCCACTGTCCTGGTGCCTTATCCCATCATTGTCCCCCTACCTGTCCCCATTCCCATTCCTATCCCCATTCCAGTCCCCTCTAAAGCACCCCCCCCCGAGACTCCGAGTCACAGTGGAGTCATCCAGCTTGTGCCAGAGGGGGCAGACAGGAGTAGGTCCAGGGCTAAAAGGCCGTCATCTCCAGCAATCCCTGAAGGGGACAGCAGACTGGTAGCAGGTAAACTGGGGGGGACCTTGGCTCAAGGTCTCCCCTCACCAAGTGACACAGAGTGGGTTAAATCAGAGAGGCCCTTCCCGTCCCCAATATCTACACCCCACAGCGGCACATCCTCCCCCAGGACACAGTACAGTGAATCTCCATCCTCAGCATCAGGGTCAGGGGGGCTAACAGACtacaagcagcagcagtcagagcGACAAGTCATACAAAGGGTTCTTCAAAGGACCCAAGTAAAGCTGGAGCTAAGTACCAATGGAGTGGTGGACCTATCGGGGCTAGGAGGATCAGGAAGTGGCCAGGGCACCAGGTCCGTGTTCCATGAGCAGAGTATCATCAGACCCACTGCTTCTCTACCACAGTCTCCTTCAAATGACAGTGTCTACCATCACCAAGGTGACCACACTTCCCCTTTGCACAGCCCACCCAGCCCCACAGGGAGCACCCAGCCATGCGATGCCACATCCTCGGCCATCAAATCTCCAAACGGGATGTCTTCATCCACACCTGCCAGTCCAGACTCCTCCCTACCCCAAAGAGCACAGGTACCTCCCCCTGACCCTGCTCTCAGTGAGCTGGAGGCTATTAAAGAGAACAAGTGCTCTGTTGTTGGCCCAGTACGGGTTGAGGGCCCTCGCAGCCAGTCGGAAGAACCCTCCACAGTGGCAGGGGATGCCGGAGAGGACCCCCATGTCCCCGATGAGGACCACGCCTATGCCCTGCCCACAGCGCCAAAGACCGGTGGGACCACCACCCCGCTGCTCCTGCCCAAGCTCAGGGATAAGGGCAGCCTGCGGAACCCTGCGAACGTGCCCAGTGGTGGCGACATGGAGCCAGCTCTGAAGAGGCGATGCCTACGAATCCGAGATCAGAATAAGTAG
- the LOC114849740 gene encoding sine oculis-binding protein homolog isoform X2, which yields MPEMEKGRPPENKRSRKPAHPVKREINQEMKTFAESTMNELLGWYGYDKVELRESEANEIRNYRERRQHVSVLKENSLPKPKSLDAKVGHSVLAMKSGERESSSVPSSSSSSSSLTAPKEHKSAPVIVPLIKPSAVEDVQNVQIVCVWCQKEGVKRYSLCMGSELKSFCSEKCFAACRRAYFKRNKARDEDLHGEISPQRPHAEDSPRLVLKINSSVRVCDWCKHVRHTKEYLDFGSGEERLQFCSTKCLNQYKMDVFYREARAALTSTSSSPSRTAQEARVDSAAGQKLLTPESWNSSNSAGETRHRNISPKGPSLIHGSAESASISSSEASSNSSSKVSVSGLRTLERPIQPPPPLPTVEGLPHTAPPPPPPPRLPLEHQPVSQIPIPFIRPPLHAQGLRSPLANPPRHPAPPSSPIQRPPHSPHLQPPVSSSLNPPGLMHPFPGAYFPGLHSPPLNMLPRGPVPVPPIMNYGIPSFSPLLPQPTVLVPYPIIVPLPVPIPIPIPIPVPSKAPPPETPSHSGVIQLVPEGADRSRSRAKRPSSPAIPEGDSRLVAGKLGGTLAQGLPSPSDTEWVKSERPFPSPISTPHSGTSSPRTQYSESPSSASGSGGLTDYKQQQSERQVIQRVLQRTQVKLELSTNGVVDLSGLGGSGSGQGTRSVFHEQSIIRPTASLPQSPSNDSVYHHQGDHTSPLHSPPSPTGSTQPCDATSSAIKSPNGMSSSTPASPDSSLPQRAQVPPPDPALSELEAIKENKCSVVGPVRVEGPRSQSEEPSTVAGDAGEDPHVPDEDHAYALPTAPKTGGTTTPLLLPKLRDKGSLRNPANVPSGGDMEPALKRRCLRIRDQNK from the exons ACGTTTGCAGAAAGCACCATGAACGAGCTGCTGGGATGGTACGGGTACGACAAGGTGGAACTCAGAGAGTCCGAGGCCAACGAGATCAGAAACTACAGAGAGAGGCGTCAGCATGTGTCTGTGCTAAAAG AAAACTCGTTGCCAAAGCCCAAGAGCTTGGACGCAAAAGTGGGCCACTCGGTTCTGGCCATGAAGAGCGGCGAGAGGGAGTCCTCCAGCGTCCCCTCCTCTtcgtcatcctcttcctccctcaccgCTCCCAAGGAGCACAAGAGCGCCCCTGTCATCGTGCCTCTTATAAAGCCATCAGCAG TGGAAGACGTACAGAACGTGCAGATCGTGTGCGTGTGGTGCCAGAAGGAAGGCGTGAAGCGCTACTCCCTGTGCATGGGCTCCGAGCTCAAGAGCTTCTGCAGCGAGAAGTGCTTCGCCGCCTGCAGGAGAGCCTACTTCAAACGCAACAAG GCCAGAGACGAAGACCTCCACGGTGAGATATCCCCTCAGCGTCCCCACGCAGAGGACTCGCCCCGGCTGGTGTTGAAGATCAACAGCAGCGTCAGA GTGTGTGACTGGTGCAAGCACGTCCGTCACACTAAGGAGTACCTGGACTTCGGATCCGGGGAGGAGCGACTCCAGTTCTGCAGCACCAAGTGTCTGAATCAGTACAAGATGGACGTTTTCTACCGAGAGGCCCGCGCCGCTctcaccagcaccagctccagcccGAGCAGGACAGCTCAGGAGGCGAGGGTGGACAGCGCGGCCGGGCAGAAGCTTCTCACTCCGGAGTCCTGGAACAGTAGCAACAGCGCAGGGGAAACTCGTCACAGAAACATCTCTCCTAAAGGGCCGTCACTCATCCACGGATCGGCAGAAtccgcctccatctcctcctcagaggCATCTTCTAATTCTTCATCCAAGGTCTCTGTCTCTGGGCTGAGAACCCTGGAGAGACCcatccagcctcctcctcctctacccaCTGTAGAGGGGCTGCCgcacactgctcctcctcctccacctcctccccggCTCCCTCTGGAGCATCAGCCGGTATCTCAAATTCCTATACCGTTCATCAGACCTCCACTTCATGCTCAGGGCCTTAGAAGTCCCCTTGCCAATCCTCCCAGACACCCAGCTCCCCCTTCCAGTCCCATCCAAAGACCCCCTCATTCTCCCCACCTGCAGCCCCCTGTCTCTTCTTCCTTGAATCCACCTGGACTGATGCATCCCTTTCCAGGAGCCTACTTTCCTGGCTTGCACTCTCCTCCCTTGAACATGCTGCCAAGAGGTCCCGTCCCAGTGCCTCCAATAATGAACTATGGTATCCCGTCTTTTAGCCCTCTGCTGCCTCAGCCCACTGTCCTGGTGCCTTATCCCATCATTGTCCCCCTACCTGTCCCCATTCCCATTCCTATCCCCATTCCAGTCCCCTCTAAAGCACCCCCCCCCGAGACTCCGAGTCACAGTGGAGTCATCCAGCTTGTGCCAGAGGGGGCAGACAGGAGTAGGTCCAGGGCTAAAAGGCCGTCATCTCCAGCAATCCCTGAAGGGGACAGCAGACTGGTAGCAGGTAAACTGGGGGGGACCTTGGCTCAAGGTCTCCCCTCACCAAGTGACACAGAGTGGGTTAAATCAGAGAGGCCCTTCCCGTCCCCAATATCTACACCCCACAGCGGCACATCCTCCCCCAGGACACAGTACAGTGAATCTCCATCCTCAGCATCAGGGTCAGGGGGGCTAACAGACtacaagcagcagcagtcagagcGACAAGTCATACAAAGGGTTCTTCAAAGGACCCAAGTAAAGCTGGAGCTAAGTACCAATGGAGTGGTGGACCTATCGGGGCTAGGAGGATCAGGAAGTGGCCAGGGCACCAGGTCCGTGTTCCATGAGCAGAGTATCATCAGACCCACTGCTTCTCTACCACAGTCTCCTTCAAATGACAGTGTCTACCATCACCAAGGTGACCACACTTCCCCTTTGCACAGCCCACCCAGCCCCACAGGGAGCACCCAGCCATGCGATGCCACATCCTCGGCCATCAAATCTCCAAACGGGATGTCTTCATCCACACCTGCCAGTCCAGACTCCTCCCTACCCCAAAGAGCACAGGTACCTCCCCCTGACCCTGCTCTCAGTGAGCTGGAGGCTATTAAAGAGAACAAGTGCTCTGTTGTTGGCCCAGTACGGGTTGAGGGCCCTCGCAGCCAGTCGGAAGAACCCTCCACAGTGGCAGGGGATGCCGGAGAGGACCCCCATGTCCCCGATGAGGACCACGCCTATGCCCTGCCCACAGCGCCAAAGACCGGTGGGACCACCACCCCGCTGCTCCTGCCCAAGCTCAGGGATAAGGGCAGCCTGCGGAACCCTGCGAACGTGCCCAGTGGTGGCGACATGGAGCCAGCTCTGAAGAGGCGATGCCTACGAATCCGAGATCAGAATAAGTAG